The following proteins are co-located in the Microplitis demolitor isolate Queensland-Clemson2020A chromosome 3, iyMicDemo2.1a, whole genome shotgun sequence genome:
- the LOC103578570 gene encoding beta-1,3-galactosyltransferase 5, producing MLDKRRLHGHVSPPGYLLFVVALLLMGFLSFWMLIIGSPESTLLTSEVTVPGYVLLVPDNVSTISVPYTLNDLPSSDESTLIDIKNFKFILNHDPCNKTQPLLLMLIHSAPGNFAKRNVVRNTWGKQTPEVVVLFLVGSTLDHRTDVHQENKKYQDIIQGNFIDAYRNMTYKHVMALKWATYYCPSAKYILKLDDDVFVHTPAMIDFLKHGLSPWGARRLILCDPLSTGTVKRSWRSKWRVSPQEYPGRRYPAYCAGWAILYSPDSVFLLYKEAQKEPYFWIDDVHITGTVARKVNLTHSSLHSLVLKNEDMEELLSNPNIHREFLFGPPNLAENHIKALHHLSHSNKILQL from the exons ATGTTGGATAAGCGGCGGCTTCATGGCCACGTGTCGCCGCCAGGTTACTTACTCTTCGTGGTTGCCTTGCTTTTAATGggatttttatcattttggaTGTTGATAATTGGAAGTCCTGAGTCAACGTTGTTAACTAGTGAAGTAACAGTTCCTGGATACGTTTTACTGGTTCCTGATAATGTTTCAACAATATCTGTACCATATACATTAAACGATCTGCCGTCCAGCGATGAATCGACGCtgattgatattaaaaattttaaatttatcttaaatcaTGATCCGTGTAATAAAACACAGCCGTTGCTGTTGATGCTGATACATTCAGCACCTGGTAATTTTGCTAAACGCAATGTTGTGCGTAATACTTGGGGTAAACAGACACCTGAAGTCGTAGTGTTGTTTCTTGTTGGATCAACGCTTGATCATCGGACAGATGTtcatcaagaaaataaaaagtatcaaGATATTATAcaaggaaattttattgatgcATACAGAAATATGACTTACAAACATGTCATGGCTTTAAAATGGGCTACTTATTATTGtccaa gtgctaaatatatattgaaattagaCGATGATGTTTTTGTGCATACACCCGCGATGATAGACTTTTTAAAACACGGTCTTTCACCATGGGGTGCAAGACGTTTGATCCTGTGTGATCCATTGTCGACGGGTACTGTAAAAAGGTCATGGCGTTCTAAATGGCGCGTATCACCACAAGAATACCCTGGTAGACGGTATCCAGCTTATTGTGCAGGTTGggctattttatattcaccTGATAGTGTATTTCTATTGTATAAAGAAGCTCAAAAAGAACCATACTTTTGGATTGATGATGTCCATATTACGGGAACAGTTGCTagaaaagttaatttaactCATAGTTCATTACATTCATTAGTATTAAAGAATGAAGATATGGAAGAGTTATTGAGTAATCCAAATATACAtcgtgaatttttatttggacCGCCCAATTTAGCTGAAAACCATATTAAGGCATTACACCATTTGAGTcattccaataaaattttgcaattataa